The following is a genomic window from Triplophysa rosa linkage group LG11, Trosa_1v2, whole genome shotgun sequence.
ACACAGTCTGAAATCCGGCTTGCTCATACTTATGGATAAGGTTACCTACAAAAACAGGTTAATATAAAACAGAGATAAGATGGCTCGGTTGACATCAAAGGTCAAATTATTAAATCTGTAGTGGCAATTCATAGCTATTTTACAAGGGTGCTTATAtgattttatttgcttttaggCTATAGGTGTGGggctttattgttgtttttttaaatacttaaaaaaaaaaaaaaaaattaagattcCCATTGTACAAATTTTTACGAATTAACCACCTGTTACGTCCTGTGACTATTTAAGTTGGTTATGTTCACATTCTTTCTAATTTTTGCTTTTGTTGAGCCTTGAATAAATGAATCAACGATACTATATTCTGGCTTGGCATTCTTTCTTTTATGGTGTTAATTTGAGGGATTGGTGTAAACCTTTGTGGGAAAGGTCAATGGTTACAGTGAAAAGAGCTGGATAGAGGAAGAGGAGATTTTTCTCATCGATTATTTGTTTAAttctttttatacttatttAATCAATCACTTTTTTCCCCTTTTATTGTTACGATCTCTCTTGCAACCCCTAGATCTAAAGTGGGTTTGTAACACCACCAAATGAAATAGTTACAAATCAGGctgacattttctttctttatttacagAGATtaacattatattacattttgaaCTAGGACTACacgttttaaacatttatctACATTTCAAACACTAAAAAATCCCACAAAAAAACCCCGAAAcatttctggcagctggggtgccagaaataaaccGTACAATAAcagttttcctgtaaaattacgttttccctgttttcttgtaaatttgtgatCTTTTTctataattgtacatttttacagttttgaccgtattttcaaaaaataaactaacaacaaaaaatcctgtaaaaaatgattttttaaaataaataaataaaataacagtttcCCTGTAGAGTTACATGTTTTCCccgttttcttgtaaatttgctgccattttctgtaattttaaattttttgaccgcattttaaaaaatacatgaaaaatctgtaaaaaaaaatggcaGAACATTTCTGTaagtaagttttttttttttacagtgaatatacGATAAATAAATAGTaagctaataataataaaacagggCCTTACCTATCTCATGCACGTCCATTTTTGCGTGATAGTCCCATATCATGGGGGAAGCGAGGCTTTGTAATTCTGATTCTAAAAGGTAAACAAAAAGAAACACTTTACTAAACATGTCGCTTTGCTATTAACATGAAACTTATTGTTTTGCGCTTAGGAAAAGTAACAATATGTAGATCTAATGCTCTAAACAAGATTTTGAGTGCTgcaaatggttttatttaaatgaacaaaagaatGGGTCATGCATTATTTCACGGAAAGGTGTGTAAATGGTGAGTTTGCATATTTTGGTTATTAGCACAAAGggcatggtaaaaaaaaaaaacacatgatgggcctcattcatgaaacacgagcagaacgagtttttgtgtaaatcgcTCGTAAAGTCATTTTGACGTAAATTTTCGTAAAACTTTCATGAAAAggttcgtattttcaaaatgttagttggtacgaaagaaatgtacacctgctccataccacgtgtaaatagtgCGTAAAAACGCACGTAacattctgtattcttttagacaaactgatgacactgcattttgatgcactatgtatcataATAATATTTCACGAGTTGTTTTGCCCTGTCTTTAATCAGTTTTTACgttttaactttgggtaaaatgCAGAGCtgctcgtcactgtcctttttgCACAGccatccaatcacagtggagaagaggcgcgacaaacactacattgaccaaccatcatacacaacactcgagaagttaatattaatggttactgcattttcatattaagtaatattgttcgaaataagatactagtaagaagtaggctaactgttgtggatattctaaatcacagcaaccaacgcaTATCGCGCAGTGCCTCCAAAGCATTCTCAGGCGCAACCCgctggtcgttttcagaagagcaccaggtattattattttagctggctTAAAAcactttggtggacacagtttaattgattaatttattggtaagcatatagcctattagtctattttgcatttgtgcaatataatgtagccaaaccagagaataaagtccagaggattccagcattcctatatacgtaatttgcgtagcagtaattcataggcggggattatgctaattgtgaatgagcgtgcatgcgcgccctgtttacgaatgattggaattcattaacatacacacattttacaatGAAATCTGTCgtttacaaaatatttgtgaatccgtaggaaagttttcgggaaggtctgttttacgcgcaaattactcggagtttactcatatatttacgaatgtttcatgaatgaggcccaatgtgtTTGGAGCTGTACTAAATAATTTTATAGCAAAAGCAAACTGCTGTTTGATCAATAGCAAAACAATCATTTCAAGTCTGACTTTCACGTTGTACCTTTTATAGACCCAGGGCTGAGTTTCCTAAACATGTCATCCCACAAGATGAGTCTGATTCCTGGGTGCTGCGCTGTCATAAAACGCCCCACCGCGGTCACGTGATTGAGAAACAGCTTTCCCATGTCTCCGTTATGAGTTTCCAACCAGCGTTTTGAGTCCTCGCTCTCGCCCAGACCACGTACCTTCGTGCATCACATCAACAGCTGGTATGAGCTTACATTTTGCCACAGATTTCAATTTCAGcccaacatgaaaattctgtcattgttttttcCAAGCCAAAATTTCTTTACTCTGTAAAGAAAACCATTTGACTCATGGGCTGGAAGTTTTTACTGATGTCATTTGATGTCAAACGTAATTGGTTCTTAAATCAAAGACTGTACTCTGTATGCCACTATACGACTTAAAAACATTGCGCATAAGTCATTAGCTATATTTAAGATGCTTGTATGGTGCTTTTTGGAGACTGGGGGGGTCACCttccactttcattgtatgtaaAAAAGCTTCTTTGTGAAGAATCTTTTAACTGGTGTACACTGACCTCATCAGCTCCAATGTGAAACCACCGTGACTCCGGGTGCTTCTGCATAACCTGCGATAACATGTCTTTAACCAGGTCCATGCTTTCCGGCGCCAGAGAGTTTAGACTATTGGGAAAAGATGCAACTTCCCTCAAGTGGAAAAACTTCTCATGTTTTAAGACAAACTaaagagaaaacagaaaaaggtAGTTAAATGCAATACGAGAGggctaaaaaaaacaaagccaagtaaaaacatctgcattatttgaatagttttgTTTCTACATGACTCACGCCCAGCTACCGTGAATCAATGGTTAAACTAGATGTGTTGCATATATTAAAAAtggtaaatgtttattttgtgcacgTTGTGTGGAAACATGTCTGACTTGCCTCCAAGTGCCCGAACACCTGCACCAGAGGAATCAGTTCAAGATGATGCCGTTTAGCCAGAGACTTTATTTCCTCAATCTCTTCCGGACTTTTGCAGAAACAAGAACAGATTCGGACAGATCGGTTAATATGATCTTTCACTACGCAGGAATATATTCACTTCATAGGTTACCTGTACGCGTTGCTTGATCTGAGAATCTGAAGGTCCCCCTCATAAGGAAACATGTCCTCATATTCCAGCAATATTCCATTAGCACCCAAAGTTGAGAATAAAGGAAATATCTATAAAAGAACATGTGTAAACGCCACACCATGAATTCGCTTTCATACACATCTGAAGTACTATCTTGTTTGCATAGATCTATTCCCACCTGTTCTAGATACTTGACTTTGGGTGGGGCACCTTTCAGATCTAAATGCACGATCCTTTGTGGACCTGTCGCTGTATTGTCTGCAGCTTCAATGACTTCTGGTGCAACCACTTCTTCCTTCTTCTGAACGTTTTGGCTGTCTGTTTGTGGCTCGGGGTTGACAGGATCCTCCTGATGATCAGCCACATTCTGCTGCCGGACATGGTGTTGGGCCCAAAAGCTCTCACCCTGTATGACCTGGTGGTTCTTATGGTGTGCCTCGTGGCTTGAGGAAAGAAAAACGAAACGCAAGCTTGTGGAAAAACAATGAGCCTGATTTAAGTAGACTGGGTCTAGTGAGAGTCATCCTCACCTGGGGCTAAAGAAGAAtttcaccatggcaacaacaACCAAGCAGCCGACGATCAGCCTCATAAACTTCATATTATTCATGTTTATGTCTTAGCAGGTGAATGGGACAAGCCACCTGCACGGCAGATTTGCGTTtacaaaacacagcacaaaACCACAGGATATGGAAGCCTGTACCGAGAACatgtttatatttctttataGTACGTTTAATCATTTCAAACACTATGAAAAGACAGTTTATAAAGTtggtaataaacaaacaaacacatgttccgattttttttaaagcatcaaATAATCAATGCAGCCCAATAAACGcgcatttattaaatatattttcaggGCTGTTAAAGAAAAACGTCCCCCGGCTCCCATTGTAAATGAATGCAATGTTACtttaatacacagaaaaacacttacTTGGATAAAGAACATTAATCCTCCTCAAAGTTGCGTTTATGCTTTAAACGAATTTCAAGCATAAGGTTTGTAACACATTTACTTCCGTGTGGGGTTCTTCGGTGCAATAACGCATTGGTCTGGTTGGAAGAGACAAGCTCAACCTGTTAATCCTGACTTTCCAAAAACAgcttatttgcattaaaaaattACGATGACTGATGGCCGACAGACAGGTTTCATCGCGTCAAGAGCCCGGTGCACGCGCACAGTGCACCTGCGCTTTGCGCGTCACATCGAATCTTTACGGCATTTTCAGCCCTACTGAGTTGCCGTAACGTATCATATATATGCGCACGTTTAATTTTACATGCGTTTTATGGTCAAATTAAATTTACATAAACGTGCAAAGGATTTACATGAAAAcctatatataaatacatgcaATAGAGGAGAAAAGACTTACAAAATGCCTTAAATTAAAACACAGTTTTAGCTAGCTTGGAAATGTACgccttatttttgttttcatgaaGTCGTCATAGCAATTTGTGTTAACGATGCACATAAATCTCAGAATTTCTTTTTAATGTCTTCTTTTTGCTTTAACGTGCATTTGAGCTGGACTCTGCGGACTCCACAAGATGACCAAAACCTGTTGATCCATTATATACCAGCATGATTTGAGAATGTTTCAAATGGCATATTGTTCAATGGCAGCGGGGAAATCTGACCTTTCGTGTACATAAACACACCCAATGCTTACATTTGATAAGTTGACTCACCATATCTTACCACAACTTTTCCCAAAATCCTGAGCTCAGCTGATCAAAATATTTGCCATATAATGTAATAACGTTTATTGTCTACAACTAAATCAGTAAAGTACATTTAAACGTCTATcaagcattttaaaatgaaaaatgtgtaaCTTGAGAGTCCCGCCTTTCACCTGAACACCCATTCTTATTGGTCATACCGACTCTGTGGTAGTCTAAGCAGCACCAATCATAGGAAAGGGAGGGAATTATCTGTAGACTCGTGATTTTGCGTCAAAATAAAATGGCGTCGCACTTCAGCGGAGTACTGCAACTCACAGACCTGGATGATTTTATCACTCCATCTCAGGTTAAATAGATGTTTTATCTGTAACAATTAATAAAGCATATTATTCGTTATTAAAAGTAATTACTTTTGGTGTGTCAGGCATGAAATTAAGATTTATCGGTCATCTAGTAGATCGTAACAGCAAAGCACGTAACAGAACGATAAAGCAGAGAACCGTCACGTCACATCTTTCTGACGTTTATTACTGACACAACATTTTGTAAATTAAAAGTATAAAGACAAAGTTTAGGCCCACTGTGTTTCAAAACTTAAGGTGCCCTATCTAGACAGATAGTAAGGGAGCTCGTTGTCGCACTTTCTACACAGTAAGATAGCGTAGGTACATTTTTTGTACATTCACATCTTATAGTCTTTGCCACAGCACTGCCAGTGAACATTTCCATctttagaaatagttcattTACGTTTACAATACATTTAATACATGTCAATGTTATTAACACGTGCCCTATTAACAGAGCAGCTTGTAACACTATTATAAGTTGTCACAATAAAGTCTGCCATTAGCCTGATTCATGACAACTAACATGTAACATACAGGTTTGGCGACCATAAATGGTAATCCttgacattttataaaaaaacaccaAGAGCAATGGCGGAAATAGAATGATTTTGGAATTTCAGAATTCACAAATATCCAGTTTTTTCCTTTTCAGGGATTTCACTGATGTTCGTTGTCTATATTTTATCAGGAATGTGTAAAGCCTGTAAAAGTGGAAAAGAAACAGGGAAGATCTGTGGCAAAAATCCAGATAGAAGATGATGGCAGTTATTTTCAAGTCAATCAGGTGAGTATTGTGGAGCAgcattgtgtttggtgtttcTTTACAATATTCTGGTCCATTTGAACTTCTCCCTTTAGTTTTCATTGTTGATCATTTGAGGATATTTTTAAGCCCGTGTTTTTTTACGTACATGTATTATGCATGTGTTTGCTTTGAGAGAC
Proteins encoded in this region:
- the zgc:113333 gene encoding beta-N-acetylhexosaminidase — its product is MNNMKFMRLIVGCLVVVAMVKFFFSPSHEAHHKNHQVIQGESFWAQHHVRQQNVADHQEDPVNPEPQTDSQNVQKKEEVVAPEVIEAADNTATGPQRIVHLDLKGAPPKVKYLEQIFPLFSTLGANGILLEYEDMFPYEGDLQILRSSNAYSPEEIEEIKSLAKRHHLELIPLVQVFGHLEFVLKHEKFFHLREVASFPNSLNSLAPESMDLVKDMLSQVMQKHPESRWFHIGADEVRGLGESEDSKRWLETHNGDMGKLFLNHVTAVGRFMTAQHPGIRLILWDDMFRKLSPGSIKESELQSLASPMIWDYHAKMDVHEIGNLIHKYEQAGFQTVWFASAFKGASGIDQILTPIDHHFNNHLQWHKVIQSMPEHKSISFQGIVLTGWQRYEHHTVLCELLPVAIPSLAVCLQTLKYGDFNDAAQSDVQRMLGCEVQLKQNNCKGSTYPGADIYEMVKKINSSLGSSIQKIMKSYHIRGSFSPYHRKRNFANPRNLGFFHNSLKLLLDEWDTFLLGFRRSMEEIYYSDTLEEWLEENVNEHIETLHEMVVDVERIIKLNGQPKADHAKMR